A stretch of Malus sylvestris chromosome 11, drMalSylv7.2, whole genome shotgun sequence DNA encodes these proteins:
- the LOC126590472 gene encoding uncharacterized protein LOC126590472, with protein sequence MELSPPPPISGGDFFKLNFDGSVKNSVAAAGFIIRNEYGEPMIAGARSFGETTINVAECLALRDAFWIVRSKDFQKILVEGDSKLLIDVMQGTSGVPWRVMSIIEDIKNIARSFDCISWTHVFHEVNFVVDAIMDVGFQHLG encoded by the coding sequence ATGGAACTCTCCCCACCACCCCCCATCTCGGGTGGTGATTTCTTCAAACTAAACTTCGATGGCTCTGTTAAAAACTCAGTGGCAGCTGCAGGATTTATCATAAGGAACGAATATGGAGAACCAATGATTGCTGGAGCAAGGTCATTTGGGGAAACTACCATCAATGTTGCAGAATGTCTTGCGCTTAGGGATGCCTTTTGGATTGTGAGGAGTAAAGACTTTCAAAAAATCTTGGTGGAGGGTGACTCAAAACTTCTTATTGATGTGATGCAGGGCACGAGTGGTGTTCCTTGGCGAGTGATGAGTATAATTGAGGACATCAAGAATATTGCTAGGtcatttgattgtatctcttgGACTCATGTGTTCCATGAAGTAAATTTTGTGGTGGACGCTATCATGGATGTGGGTTTTCAGCATTTGGGATAG